The Lycium barbarum isolate Lr01 chromosome 12, ASM1917538v2, whole genome shotgun sequence genome includes a region encoding these proteins:
- the LOC132622581 gene encoding mitochondrial arginine transporter BAC1-like isoform X2 has protein sequence MEAYKEYVAGLMAGIATVITGHPFDTVKVKLQKYNTEAGGVKYKNGLHCATRILQTEGVKGLYRGATSSFVGMAFESSLSFGIYSQTKRFLQGEVDGGKPQPHAIVPSAAFGGAIISFILCPSELVKCRMQVQGTDFMVPKSTRFTGPLECALKTVQQEGLTGMFRGGFTTLLRESVGNAVFFSTYEYTRYFMHLQLKGASSDSSQLIDVGVGIMSGGLGGIAFWSAVLPVDVAKTIIQTTPENNHPRNPFSVLKLIYRRSGLRGCYTGLGPTLVRAFPANAAAIVAWELSAKLLGIRRDQ, from the exons ATGGAGGCGTATAAGGAGTATGTAGCAGGTCTTATGGCCGGAATTGCAACTGTTATTACTGGTCACCCTTTTGATACCGTCAAG GTGAAGCTCCAGAAGTACAACACTGAAGCAGGTGGAGTGAAGTACAAGAATGGTTTGCATTGTGCTACTAGGATATTACAGACGGAAGGA GTCAAAGGGCTTTATCGAGGAGCCACATCTTCCTTTGTCGGCATGGCCTTTGAAAGCTCACTTTCTTTTGGCATTTATTCCCAAACAAAACGGTTTCTGCAG GGAGAAGTAGATGGTGGTAAGCCCCAGCCTCATGCAATAGTCCCTTCTGCAGCTTTTGGGGGAGCTATTATCAGCTTCATACTATGCCCGTCAGAACTGGTGAAG TGTAGGATGCAAGTTCAGGGCACTGATTTTATGGTACCGAAGTCCACTAGATTCACTGGGCCCCTTGAGTGTGCCCTCAAAACAGTTCAACAAGAAGGG CTTACAGGTATGTTTCGAGGAGGCTTCACAACCTTGCTGAGAGAATCTGTGGGCAATGCTGTCTTCTTTAGTACTTATGAATATACACGATATTTCATGCATCTACAACTGAAAGGTGCTTCATCTGATTCGAGCCAATTGATTGATGTTGGAGTTGGAATAATGAGTGGTGGTCTTGGTGGTATAGCA TTCTGGTCTGCTGTTCTGCCAGTGGATGTAGCAAAGACGATAATTCAAACTACCCCAGAGAACAACCACCCGAGGAATCCCTTCTCGGTTCTGAAATTG ATTTACAGGAGATCTGGACTTAGAGGATGCTATACAGGTTTAGGTCCTACACTGGTAAGAGCTTTTCCTGCTAATGCAGCAGCTATTGTCGCATGGGAGCTGTCTGCCAAGCTGTTGGGGATTAGGCGTGACCAATAA
- the LOC132622581 gene encoding mitochondrial arginine transporter BAC1-like isoform X3, with translation MEAYKEYVAGLMAGIATVITGHPFDTVKVKLQKYNTEAGGVKYKNGLHCATRILQTEGVKGLYRGATSSFVGMAFESSLSFGIYSQTKRFLQGEVDGGKPQPHAIVPSAAFGGAIISFILCPSELVKCRMQVQGTDFMVPKSTRFTGPLECALKTVQQEGLTGMFRGGFTTLLRESVGNAVFFSTYEYTRYFMHLQLKGASSDSSQLIDVGVGIMSGGLGGIAFWSAVLPVDVAKTIIQTTPENNHPRNPFSVLKLV, from the exons ATGGAGGCGTATAAGGAGTATGTAGCAGGTCTTATGGCCGGAATTGCAACTGTTATTACTGGTCACCCTTTTGATACCGTCAAG GTGAAGCTCCAGAAGTACAACACTGAAGCAGGTGGAGTGAAGTACAAGAATGGTTTGCATTGTGCTACTAGGATATTACAGACGGAAGGA GTCAAAGGGCTTTATCGAGGAGCCACATCTTCCTTTGTCGGCATGGCCTTTGAAAGCTCACTTTCTTTTGGCATTTATTCCCAAACAAAACGGTTTCTGCAG GGAGAAGTAGATGGTGGTAAGCCCCAGCCTCATGCAATAGTCCCTTCTGCAGCTTTTGGGGGAGCTATTATCAGCTTCATACTATGCCCGTCAGAACTGGTGAAG TGTAGGATGCAAGTTCAGGGCACTGATTTTATGGTACCGAAGTCCACTAGATTCACTGGGCCCCTTGAGTGTGCCCTCAAAACAGTTCAACAAGAAGGG CTTACAGGTATGTTTCGAGGAGGCTTCACAACCTTGCTGAGAGAATCTGTGGGCAATGCTGTCTTCTTTAGTACTTATGAATATACACGATATTTCATGCATCTACAACTGAAAGGTGCTTCATCTGATTCGAGCCAATTGATTGATGTTGGAGTTGGAATAATGAGTGGTGGTCTTGGTGGTATAGCA TTCTGGTCTGCTGTTCTGCCAGTGGATGTAGCAAAGACGATAATTCAAACTACCCCAGAGAACAACCACCCGAGGAATCCCTTCTCGGTTCTGAAATTG GTTTAG
- the LOC132622581 gene encoding mitochondrial arginine transporter BAC1-like isoform X4, whose product MEAYKEYVAGLMAGIATVITGHPFDTVKVKLQKYNTEAGGVKYKNGLHCATRILQTEGVKGLYRGATSSFVGMAFESSLSFGIYSQTKRFLQGEVDGGKPQPHAIVPSAAFGGAIISFILCPSELVKCRMQVQGTDFMVPKSTRFTGPLECALKTVQQEGLTGMFRGGFTTLLRESVGNAVFFSTYEYTRYFMHLQLKGASSDSSQLIDVGVGIMSGGLGGIAFWSAVLPVDVAKTIIQTTPENNHPRNPFSVLKL is encoded by the exons ATGGAGGCGTATAAGGAGTATGTAGCAGGTCTTATGGCCGGAATTGCAACTGTTATTACTGGTCACCCTTTTGATACCGTCAAG GTGAAGCTCCAGAAGTACAACACTGAAGCAGGTGGAGTGAAGTACAAGAATGGTTTGCATTGTGCTACTAGGATATTACAGACGGAAGGA GTCAAAGGGCTTTATCGAGGAGCCACATCTTCCTTTGTCGGCATGGCCTTTGAAAGCTCACTTTCTTTTGGCATTTATTCCCAAACAAAACGGTTTCTGCAG GGAGAAGTAGATGGTGGTAAGCCCCAGCCTCATGCAATAGTCCCTTCTGCAGCTTTTGGGGGAGCTATTATCAGCTTCATACTATGCCCGTCAGAACTGGTGAAG TGTAGGATGCAAGTTCAGGGCACTGATTTTATGGTACCGAAGTCCACTAGATTCACTGGGCCCCTTGAGTGTGCCCTCAAAACAGTTCAACAAGAAGGG CTTACAGGTATGTTTCGAGGAGGCTTCACAACCTTGCTGAGAGAATCTGTGGGCAATGCTGTCTTCTTTAGTACTTATGAATATACACGATATTTCATGCATCTACAACTGAAAGGTGCTTCATCTGATTCGAGCCAATTGATTGATGTTGGAGTTGGAATAATGAGTGGTGGTCTTGGTGGTATAGCA TTCTGGTCTGCTGTTCTGCCAGTGGATGTAGCAAAGACGATAATTCAAACTACCCCAGAGAACAACCACCCGAGGAATCCCTTCTCGGTTCTGAAATTG TAG
- the LOC132622581 gene encoding mitochondrial arginine transporter BAC1-like isoform X1 codes for MEAYKEYVAGLMAGIATVITGHPFDTVKVKLQKYNTEAGGVKYKNGLHCATRILQTEGVKGLYRGATSSFVGMAFESSLSFGIYSQTKRFLQGEVDGGKPQPHAIVPSAAFGGAIISFILCPSELVKVSDARILNFPLYLEYHLCNVVFQCRMQVQGTDFMVPKSTRFTGPLECALKTVQQEGLTGMFRGGFTTLLRESVGNAVFFSTYEYTRYFMHLQLKGASSDSSQLIDVGVGIMSGGLGGIAFWSAVLPVDVAKTIIQTTPENNHPRNPFSVLKLIYRRSGLRGCYTGLGPTLVRAFPANAAAIVAWELSAKLLGIRRDQ; via the exons ATGGAGGCGTATAAGGAGTATGTAGCAGGTCTTATGGCCGGAATTGCAACTGTTATTACTGGTCACCCTTTTGATACCGTCAAG GTGAAGCTCCAGAAGTACAACACTGAAGCAGGTGGAGTGAAGTACAAGAATGGTTTGCATTGTGCTACTAGGATATTACAGACGGAAGGA GTCAAAGGGCTTTATCGAGGAGCCACATCTTCCTTTGTCGGCATGGCCTTTGAAAGCTCACTTTCTTTTGGCATTTATTCCCAAACAAAACGGTTTCTGCAG GGAGAAGTAGATGGTGGTAAGCCCCAGCCTCATGCAATAGTCCCTTCTGCAGCTTTTGGGGGAGCTATTATCAGCTTCATACTATGCCCGTCAGAACTGGTGAAGGTAAGTGATGCTAGAATTCTTAACTTCCCGCTTTACTTGGAGTACCATCTTTGTAATGTTGTTTTCCAGTGTAGGATGCAAGTTCAGGGCACTGATTTTATGGTACCGAAGTCCACTAGATTCACTGGGCCCCTTGAGTGTGCCCTCAAAACAGTTCAACAAGAAGGG CTTACAGGTATGTTTCGAGGAGGCTTCACAACCTTGCTGAGAGAATCTGTGGGCAATGCTGTCTTCTTTAGTACTTATGAATATACACGATATTTCATGCATCTACAACTGAAAGGTGCTTCATCTGATTCGAGCCAATTGATTGATGTTGGAGTTGGAATAATGAGTGGTGGTCTTGGTGGTATAGCA TTCTGGTCTGCTGTTCTGCCAGTGGATGTAGCAAAGACGATAATTCAAACTACCCCAGAGAACAACCACCCGAGGAATCCCTTCTCGGTTCTGAAATTG ATTTACAGGAGATCTGGACTTAGAGGATGCTATACAGGTTTAGGTCCTACACTGGTAAGAGCTTTTCCTGCTAATGCAGCAGCTATTGTCGCATGGGAGCTGTCTGCCAAGCTGTTGGGGATTAGGCGTGACCAATAA
- the LOC132623964 gene encoding squamosa promoter-binding protein 1-like gives METNKWEGKRSMNEAEEEEEEHENAEEDNKRKRIMTPSGRKVSGGGPAQPCCQVEQCTADMADARPYHRRHKVCEFHSKSPVVLINCLQQRFCQQCSRFHLLGEFDEAKKSCRRRLAGHNERRRKISYDSHGESSS, from the exons ATGGAAACTAACAAATGGGAAGGGAAGAGAAGCATGAATGAagcagaagaagaagaggaggaacaTGAAAATGCTGAAGAAGATAACAAAAGGAAGAGGATAATGACCCCCTCTGGAAGGAAGGTATCTGGTGGAGGGCCAGCACAGCCTTGTTGCCAGGTCGAGCAGTGCACTGCCGATATGGCAGATGCAAGGCCATACCATCGCCGCCACAAGGTGTGCGAGTTCCATTCAAAGTCTCCAGTAGTACTTATTAATTGTCTCCAGCAGCGATTCTGTCAGCAATGTAGCAG ATTTCATCTGTTAGGAGAGTTTGATGAAGCAAAAAAGAGTTGCCGGAGGCGTTTGGCAGGCCACAATGAGCGCCGCCGTAAAATTTCATATGATTCTCATGGAGAAAGTTCGAGCTGA
- the LOC132622552 gene encoding dof zinc finger protein DOF1.4-like, with protein MVEEREKMVLIPSSTTNEWPQIDEKNNLMMASNGGTRDMEKPILDPQQQQQQQQQPPPPPHLKCPRCDSLNTKFCYYNNYSLSQPRHFCKACKRYWTRGGTLRNVPVGGGCRKNKRIKRPSVNSSSSTHDITTSSAHNTGLTTNTTTNPSHHHHLHGAHNIDLSSTTSSNHLNPLFYGLNTDQRSDLNIPFARLFNSRVSTHAAADEGQVYSLADSIPGLMDRRIGLGFSSTGGLMGENNYGHGFNPIKQIQDVMTSNSTTSSSLLSSYPMFGSSSTSSNSTSTMASLIASSLQQQKFMSNGNNFHNLAPNYEEFQMSRDNNNVHEGGNRNITILKEEKMEGDGQNRLNWNNLSNHHQNHQIHEQIINSNDPSLSWNGAWLDPSNMGSNSVPSLI; from the exons atggtggaagaGCGTGAGAAGATGGTACTCATCCCTTCTTCCACTACTAATGAATGGCCACAG ATAGATGAGAAAAATAACTTGATGATGGCCTCAAATGGTGGTACTAGAGATATGGAGAAACCAATTTTAGATCCGcaacaacagcagcagcagcaacaacaaccaccaccaccaccacatcTTAAATGTCCTCGTTGTGATTCGTTGAATACTAAGTTTTGTTACTACAATAATTACAGTTTGTCTCAGCCAAGGCACTTTTGCAAGGCTTGTAAAAGGTATTGGACTAGAGGAGGGACCTTGAGGAATGTACCAGTGGGAGGTGGCTGTAGGAAGAACAAGAGAATCAAGAGACCATCAGTTAATTCTTCATCTTCTACTCATGATATTACTACTTCATCAGCTCACAATACTGGTCTTACTACTAATACTACTACAAACCCtagccatcatcatcatcttcatggAGCCCATAATATTGATCTATCTTCTACAACCTCATCAAATCATCTTAATCCTTTATTTTATGGGTTAAACACTGATCAGAGGTCTGATCTCAACATTCCATTTGCAAGGCTTTTCAATTCTAGGGTTTCGACTCATGCTGCAGCCGATGAGGGACAAGTGTATTCTCTAGCAGACAGTATTCCTGGATTAATGGATCGTCGTATCGGGCTAGGGTTTTCTTCTACTGGAGGACTTATGGGTGAGAATAATTATGGGCATGGGTTCAATCCCATTAAGCAAATCCAAGATGTTATGACTAGTAATTCTACAACTTCAAGTTCACTTCTTTCAAGCTACCCCATGTTTGGATCTTCATCAACTTCAAGTAATTCAACTTCAACTATGGCTTCTCTTATAGCTTCCAGCCTTCAGCAACAGAAGTTCATGTCCAACGGTAACAATTTTCACAACTTGGCTCCTAATTATGAGGAATTTCAAATGTCAAGGGACAATAATAATGTTCATGAAGGTGGAAATAGGAATATCACAATATTGAAAGAAGAGAAAATGGAAGGTGATGGCCAAAACAGGTTGAACTGGAATAATCTTTCAAACCATCATCAGaatcatcagattcatgaacaaaTCATTAATTCCAATGACCCTTCACTTTCTTGGAATGGTGCTTGGCTTGATCCTTCAAATATGGGGTCTAATTCAGTCCCTTCTCTCATCTAG